DNA from Amorphoplanes friuliensis DSM 7358:
TGCCCTCGCACAGGATCAGCACGTTCGGGTTGATGGCGAGGATGCGCCGGCCCGCGACCTGGCAGGTGTTCTTGAAGTTGTCGACGTCGGTGGAGGAGTCCCACTTGGCCCGCGGGCTCTCGCTCTGCTTGCCGTGGGGCTCGTTCTTGACGTCCATCGCGACCAACGTGTCGTTGGTCTTGTACCGCGTCGCGACCCACTCCCACGCCTGGTAGAACAGCTCGGGCGTGACCGTGCCCTTGTACCAGACCGGGTAGACGTGGCCGGAGTTGTCGGCCTCGGCACTGTGGACGTCGAGGAGGACCTTCATCCCGTACCGCTCACACAGGGCGAGGAACGTGTCGAAGACCTCGAGGCTGGTCTTGCCGACCAGCTCGGGATTGGCGTAGGTGTTGACGCCGGACGGGACGGTGGCCTGCCCCGCCTTCCACTCCAGCAGCAACTGGGTGGAGATCGGCACGCGGACGAGGTTGATGCCGCGGTCGGCCATCGACTTGGTGACCTCGGTGAGGTTGGCCGACCAGAGGCCGTGGAAGACACGTTCGCCGGCGTTGAAGCCGAACCAGTTGGTGCCGGTGAGCCAGACCGGGTCGCCGGCCTCGTCGACGATCTGGTTGCCCTGAACGTGCAGCCAGTCCTTGGCCGGGACGGCGGCCTGGGCTGCTTGCGAGGTGCCGGACGTGGCGAGCCACAGCAGTGGCGCGGCGAGGACCGCCGCGGCCACCGCGGCGAGCCGCCGTTTGTTTCGGGTCGAGAACATGCGTTGTTCCTCCGGTGGGGGACGACGAGCGTGGGAGCGCTCCCAAGCAGCATGTGACATCGACCTCGGCAAATCCAGTCTTTTCGAGAACTACGCCTCGAGGACGCGCTTCAGCGTCGCCAGGTCCGCCGTGATCGCGTCCGCGTCGGCCTGGAAAGCTTCGTCGCTGTGACCCAGGCGGCGCAGGGTGAAGACCACATCGCACGCGTCGCCGTCGGCCAGCACGCGGACCGGATTGGTGACGACGTCGCCCGACGGCAGGGTGACGTCGTGGTCGAGCACGCCGAAGGTGTTCGCCGCTACGAAGGCGACCTCGACCTTGCCCATCGGCGAGTCGGCCAGCCACTTGCCGCCCGTGTGCTCGATCGAACCGCCGAGCCCTGCCGCCCACTCGGGCAGATTCGCCGGGTCGGCGGCGTACTCGTACACGTCCTGGGCGGGTCGCTCGATGTGCACGGTGAGATGACGAATGGTGTCCATGAGCACCACCGTAGGCAGACCACCGGCCGCCGTCTTGAACAAATCGGCCGTTCAGAGCAGGGCGAGCGTCGGCTCCAGCTGCGAGTGCAGCGGCGCGGGCAGTGCGCCGGGCCGGAACCACCCCAGCTCGTCGAACTTGTGCGGCTCCCCGATCTTGACGGCGGCCGGGTCCACGCGGACGGAGAAGACCACGGCCACCCAGTGCGACGGCGGCTCGGCGCGGACGACGTTCCGGACGCCCAGCATGGTGATCTCGAGCGGGGTGGCCGAATATTCCTCGGTGACCTCGCGGGTGACGGCGGCGTCGAAGGTCTCCCCGAACTCGAGCGCACCGGCGCCGGTGTCCCAGGTGCCGGGCTCGTCGCGGGCCCCGGCGGACCGTCGCGCCAGCAGCAGGTTGCCGTCGCCGTCGTGGCAGATGAAAACGCAGGAAACGCGCGGTTCTGTCGTCACGACGAATCATTCTGCCCGACGCGTGCCCGCGAGGCCGCGAGGAAGTCGGGCCCCGACGTGGTCAGGGCGTTCGCGGTGACCGTGAGGCGCAGCCGGCCGTTGCGGCGGCGCACGACCGGCCGGCGTCCCGTGCGGTGCAGGGTCCGCAGCATCGACGCGTTCTCGATCGGGACGTGCACGACCAGCGTTGTCATGGGCCAGGGCCACCGTGTCCGGAACTCCGCGTCCGCCGCCCACGGCACGAACGTGCCGTCGCGGCGCACTTCGGCGAACTCCACCCCGTCCTCGGTGACCCGCAGCATCGGCGGGTGGAGCCGGCTGAGCACCAGCGAAGCCAGACCGAAGACGACGGTGTAGAGCACAACGAAGTTCAGGACGCCCCAGAAGTTCGGCGCACGCCACTCACCCAGCCGTGCGGAGGTCACCAGCGTCAGCACCACTGAGCCGATCAGAGCGCCGAGGAGGCCGATCGTGGCCGCCACCGCCAGATAGCGCCGGCTTGACCAGCGGTACTCGGTGGGGGTCACGCGCTGATCATGGCATGGTGGGTCACCCCGGTCAGGCGCAGGCGAGGCGGGCGGCGGCCCAGTCGGCGTGGTCGTTGCCGTTGCCGTCGCCGGCGTCGGTCACCCGCAACTCCATCGTCTGCGCGCCGGTGAGGTCGACGTCGAACGGCTGGGCGGCGGCCGATCCGGTCAGGACGCCGGTCTGCGCGCGGCGGGTGCCGTCGAGCCAGACCTCGAAGGTGACCGAGCCGCCGCTGCCCGTCTCGTCGTCGACGCCCGCGTCGGCCCGGAAGCGGGTGCAGGCGCCGTCGAGCGGGACCTGGACCGTCGACGCCGCGTGGGTGCCGAGGCCCTTCGTGTAGGTGACGCCGCCGATGGTGAGCGGGTTGCCGTCGGTGGCGCCCTGTTCGCCGTTGCTGCGGTCCTTCTCGACCGGTCCCCAGCCGTTGACCGGGGCGGTGAAGGGGCGGTCGCTGAGCCACGCGTACCCGGGTGGGAGTGGAGTCTGGGTGGTTGCCGTGCTGGTTGTGGTGGAACGGAAGCCTGCCGGAGTGGTCGTCGAGACCGTCGCCGTCAGCCGGTGGGTGCCGATGTCGGTGCCCGGCGGGGCCGTGACGGTGAACGTGGCCGTCTCCAGGTCGGCGATGGCGCCCAGATCCACCGACGCGGGCGAGACCGTCCAGCCCTGCGGCGCTGCGAGGCGTACCGTCGCGTCGCGGAGACCGGCCGTGCAGCGGGCCGCGACCTGGACCTGCACGGGTTCGGGCGTCCCCGGGTCGATGCGGCCGTCCGTCGTGGTGGTCACCTCGGGCGGGCAGGGCGCCGCGACGTCGGAGCGCGGCACGCCGTCCGCGCGGACCTCGGCGCCGGTCAGCGGGCGCAGCACCAGTTCGTGGCTGTACGGCGTGGTCGGCGAGAGGCGGTACGGCGCCAGCACCGAGTTCGGGGTCTCGCCCATGCCGGTCTCGCCGGCTTCCGCGTGCAGCGTGACCCAGCCACGGTTGCGGACCAGGGGCAGCTGGTGGTCGTACTCGGCGCGGTCGAGGTTGTCGTAGGCGGTGACGCTGACGTCCTTGGTGCCGCCGACGAGCAGCCCCGAGCGGCCGTCGTGCAGCGTCGCCCAGCGGGTGTCGGTGTGGTTGCCGTTGGCCTGCGGGCGGGAGTAGCGGACGTACTCCCGGGCGACCGTGCTGCGGTAGACGCCCATCGGGGAGCCGCTGCGGCGGTCGTTGTAGGACTCGGCGGGACCGCGCCCGTAGTAGGCGAACTGCTGCATCCTGTCCGGTACCTGCAGCGAGATCCCGACCCGCGGCAGGTACGGCAGCGAGCCCGCCCTCGAGCCCTTCGGCACCACGTCGTGCTGCAGCTTCACCGTGCCGTTCCGGTCGATCCTGTACGTCATGGTCTGGTCGAACGACAGCAGCGCCTCGGTGCCGGGCCCGGCCGCGATGCTCTGCACCTCCACGACGACCGCGTCGCCCTCGGTGCGCGTCTTCACTCCGGTCACGGTTGTCCGGAGCCGGTCGAGGCCCGTCTCGTGCCAGATCCGCCGGTCGTCGGTCCCCCAGTCGTAGGTCTCGTTGCTGGTCGGCGGGCGGTAGACGTCGAGCTGCGGCGGGCCGTGCAGGAGTTCCCGGCCGTCCGCCCGCATCGAGGCGAGAGCACCGCCGTCGAAGCGGTATGCGAAGCCCTTGCCGGTGACCTTGACCGTGTCGCCGCTGGTCCGCAGGGCGGGAGCGCCGGAGACCGGCAACGGCAGGATGCCCGGCACCGCACGGCCGCCGACCGCGAATTGGTCGTGCCCCACGATCCACTCCCCCTGCGCCGCCGACACGGTCAGGAAGCGCTCGCGGTCGTCCGGGTTCGCCGGCAGTGCACCCGGATCGAGGTCGTAGCTCTGGCCGGGGCCCAGCCGCACCCGCTTGCTACCGCTGCGCAGCGTCCGGTCCTGCTCGATCACCTTCCAGCGCAGGGTCACGTCGAAGGCTCCGGCCTGCTGCTCGTTCAGCGCCCGGACCACACCCTCCCCGGTACGCGCAAAGCGCACCGGCGCCTGCGCCCACGCCATCTCCGCGGTCTCCGGCTGGACGTAGCGGTCGGAGCCGACCAGCCCGTCGGTGCCCGAGAGGCTGATGCCCAGGCTGAGGAAGTCCCCGCGCCGCTGGAAGGTGTCGAAGTTCAGCGCCAGCACGGCCTGCGAGGCCGGATCAGCGGCGAGCTGCGCGGGCGTCAAGGCGGAGGAGTAGATGCGGACGTCGTCGAGGAGTCCCCGGCCGGTGCGGGCGCTCCACAGGTCGTTGTCCTGCTGCGTCTCGGCGTTGTGGCCGAGGTTGACCTCGAACAGGCCCGGGTCGACCGGGCCGCTGCGGGCCGTCGTGGCCGCCTCGGCGCCGTCGATCAGCAGGCGCAGGGCCGTGCCGTCGTAGACGCCGGTGACGCGGTGCCAGGCGCCGTACCAGTTCGCGGGCACGTCCGCGGCGACGGTGGTCCAGCCGGGGCCGACACCGAACTCGAGCGTGTCGCGGTCGCGCATCTGCAGTGCGTACCCCTGGCCCTTGGTGAGGATCGGGAAGCTGCCGGCCCAGTCGCCCGGCTTGACCCACGCGTCGAGGGTGAGCGGACCGGTCAGGTCGAGGCGCGGGTCGCGGAAGACGTCGACGTAGTCGTCCAGGCTGGACAGCTCGACCGCCTGACCGCGGCGGCCGGGCACGGCGGCGGGTTTGCCGACCAGGAACGTCTGGATGCCGCCGGCCGAGTCCGGGGTGAGGACGAGCGGCTGGCGGAGGTTCTGCTCGGCCCAGTCCCAGATGAAGCCGCCCTGCATCGACGGGTACTTGCGGGCGAGGGCCCAGAACTGGTCGAAGTTGCCGAGGCCGTTGCCCATGGCGTGGGCGTACTCGCCCATCACGATCGGTTTGGCGCTGCTCAGCGTGCGCGCCTCCAGCCGGGCCG
Protein-coding regions in this window:
- a CDS encoding SRPBCC family protein, producing the protein MDTIRHLTVHIERPAQDVYEYAADPANLPEWAAGLGGSIEHTGGKWLADSPMGKVEVAFVAANTFGVLDHDVTLPSGDVVTNPVRVLADGDACDVVFTLRRLGHSDEAFQADADAITADLATLKRVLEA
- a CDS encoding NUDIX domain-containing protein, producing the protein MTTEPRVSCVFICHDGDGNLLLARRSAGARDEPGTWDTGAGALEFGETFDAAVTREVTEEYSATPLEITMLGVRNVVRAEPPSHWVAVVFSVRVDPAAVKIGEPHKFDELGWFRPGALPAPLHSQLEPTLALL
- a CDS encoding glycoside hydrolase family 2 TIM barrel-domain containing protein, which codes for MRRTPFLWLSRSVLVIALVAGVAAPLPASAQPAAPADVYRYLDDPQLTGEGQEEPHADLRPYASAQAAAADVTSHSAKDPNVRSLNGRWQLKMFDRPDDVPAAFHDAGFDASSWPSATVPHTWQSDFIDHPMFRNIPSEIVPDDPPRVPRDVNPTGAYLRTIDLPADWAGDRVFLRFEGVTSNYLVWVNGAYVGYDQGGYTPAEFDITSRLHTGKNTVAVQVHRWGSGAYLEDVDQWRYSGIFRDVWMYRTEQTRLRDAYITTDLDAAYRDATLSARLDVAGAAGAFTVRGSLQDAHGRTVTTVSSPAGVGRVTLTVPVSNPAKWSAEEPNLYTLVLQLLGSDGRALHTTAQAVGFREIEVRDRQILVNGKRILIKGVNRAETDPDTGRHVTREAQRRDVFLMKKLHVNAVRTSHYPSDPYLYDLADKHGLWVDDEVDIETHNHETCPSNCLADRPEWQAAFADRFRAMVERDKNHPSVIFWDTGNEAGLGAAHHAMAAWADANEPTRLLYHQSNNPDGDAPFADVDGPRYPTPARLEARTLSSAKPIVMGEYAHAMGNGLGNFDQFWALARKYPSMQGGFIWDWAEQNLRQPLVLTPDSAGGIQTFLVGKPAAVPGRRGQAVELSSLDDYVDVFRDPRLDLTGPLTLDAWVKPGDWAGSFPILTKGQGYALQMRDRDTLEFGVGPGWTTVAADVPANWYGAWHRVTGVYDGTALRLLIDGAEAATTARSGPVDPGLFEVNLGHNAETQQDNDLWSARTGRGLLDDVRIYSSALTPAQLAADPASQAVLALNFDTFQRRGDFLSLGISLSGTDGLVGSDRYVQPETAEMAWAQAPVRFARTGEGVVRALNEQQAGAFDVTLRWKVIEQDRTLRSGSKRVRLGPGQSYDLDPGALPANPDDRERFLTVSAAQGEWIVGHDQFAVGGRAVPGILPLPVSGAPALRTSGDTVKVTGKGFAYRFDGGALASMRADGRELLHGPPQLDVYRPPTSNETYDWGTDDRRIWHETGLDRLRTTVTGVKTRTEGDAVVVEVQSIAAGPGTEALLSFDQTMTYRIDRNGTVKLQHDVVPKGSRAGSLPYLPRVGISLQVPDRMQQFAYYGRGPAESYNDRRSGSPMGVYRSTVAREYVRYSRPQANGNHTDTRWATLHDGRSGLLVGGTKDVSVTAYDNLDRAEYDHQLPLVRNRGWVTLHAEAGETGMGETPNSVLAPYRLSPTTPYSHELVLRPLTGAEVRADGVPRSDVAAPCPPEVTTTTDGRIDPGTPEPVQVQVAARCTAGLRDATVRLAAPQGWTVSPASVDLGAIADLETATFTVTAPPGTDIGTHRLTATVSTTTPAGFRSTTTSTATTQTPLPPGYAWLSDRPFTAPVNGWGPVEKDRSNGEQGATDGNPLTIGGVTYTKGLGTHAASTVQVPLDGACTRFRADAGVDDETGSGGSVTFEVWLDGTRRAQTGVLTGSAAAQPFDVDLTGAQTMELRVTDAGDGNGNDHADWAAARLACA